The region CGGATCTTAGTTTGCGTTATCAGCTCATATAACAATGTATACAGGCATGTCCTTGGGACTTTATAACAAAACATCTTTTGTTATCACATTTTGTGTTaaaacgagtttccactgtaatcCCAAATAAGTATGTCAAGCATAGTGATTTAAATCCCTTTCTAAATTCTTTTCAATTTCACTGCATAAAACTTAACCGCGACCAACATTTCATAAAAAGAGTACATCTACTTTACCGCACCATTCCTTCCTATTTGTCTCTGGTCAACGTTTGAACCCGGCGTTTGAACAGGTGCTTGTCTACTTTGGTaggatatttttattatttcccTAATTCAGGCACAAGAATGGTTTAAATAAAATATACTtttaaaaggagaaagaaaacaaaagaaaaagaagtaccgtaaaacctcgtctacaaacatatagtgttttttatgaaagcttaattaatacgaaacagGCGTAAATATAcgaatacaatagattggtcttacaataatacttgtttgtatatgcttgggaGCTGtactttatttgctcaaactccataaaggcgcctggaataatttagctttcatcagaagcactctatatgcttgtaaacgAGGTATTACGGTATATCAAgaacaaataatataacaaaacTAATTTTCAATCAATTGTTGAAACTGTTGATTAATATGTTACTTTCCTTTACTCAAGTTCATCATACTGGAATCCAATGAGGGCAGCTTGTACAAGTACCCAGGTAACCAAGCGAGTTCCAGGGATCCTGAGACTGACCCCATTCAAGACCAGAAATGGGCAAAAAGATGTGCTAAATGAGACCACCTCCATTTAAAAAGATAACCTATATGAGATCTTGCAGTGTTGCATGTGACCAGGGTACCCTGTCTGAGACCATGAATCCATGATACAAGGATATGGACTATTTCCCTGATAAAAAAGAGAACATTTGACAAAATGACCAATACTACATGAATGGCTCttatttacattttgagagtgtgcagagcgtaaacacagaagtggggttctgattggctgaatcactcgtctgacaatcatagcaacagaccgataatatAATTGGTCGATTTTACGTCAAAGCATTGGTCGGCcaccttgaagtgaacacaaagctccgcgtatggCGCTCATTTTGTGATTTGATACCTCATTATTATTGCAAATCCCAGGACTGCAGCTGGTCTTGTGGATTTTGGAACAAGCTTGGTTACTGACCCGATCAGTATACAAGTTACCCTGGAACCAAATTTGATTGTCGCACACTTATCTGCTGAGAATCAAGACAGGAATTGTGCTTTTCCGACTGAAACCCACACCTCACACCacctggaagacatgatcttaatctcccacacaggtgtagaattcaaatgaagtttaaaattcacactccctgtgtggaagattaaggccatgtctttcatatggggtgtatgaatttcaattggaatagtccattgtccaATTTATTTCACTGATATATAATTCTAATATTACATTGGTTGATTGCTGCCTACGGCCATTCAATATTTTCACCATCAGCCATACATCAGGCTGTTTCCATTTATAACCCACACCCCTActctggaagattttggaattttgaAAAGTTAAATTATTCCAGATCCAACGATATATACATAAAAGTGGCAAaggtatggaagattttggaattccacaCAAAATTGTTTGATGTAAATCACATATTGTTTAATCTAAATTGGACTTTTGttgatttttcatttctttttcttcCCAACCACCTGACAACCCTAATGGTTGACCAAAGTGAATCAACAATGCCTAAGAGCTGACCATTCCAATTAAGCAATTAATAAGCAAAATATTGGTATCTAAAATGTTCACTAAATCATGTGAAAACAAGAGGTAAAACAAATTTCAATTGACTGAATCCTTCAAATCATTGAATTTTATAagaaaaatcaaatcaaagatttaTATCAGTGAACTACAAGGAATATGTTTGGATTGGTGGCAAAGAAGAGTTTTTCATTATTTCCCcattaaatatttatataagttTGGTAAGTGTTGAGAATCGTAGCCACACATCCTCGCCCCACTGGATATTTGAGTTGAGAATTTCAATCCATTTTGAAGTGAGTGACTCAATATCAATCCCACCTCCATCAGCATCAGTAGATATTCTCTTCAAGGCCATACCCACTACAGATCAACCCTGTTTATGGTGCCAAACTCATGGTATCTCTGCCTCCAACAGCCTTTGAATGATGTTGCTCTGACATCAATCTCACCTTCCTCCAACTGCAAAGAAGTCAACATCATGAGAGCTAATtaatattattcatattaattGCGCCAATTTTGCCAAGCTTTGCACCATGTTCTGGTTGTCCATGGTGATGAAATATGTATGgttatgatggtgatgatattatgatgataatgatacaatGATCGTCTGGAAATGAAGCAAGTTGTCCCCTACAAAATTAGGTTGAATTCATGGTACATCTGTCGATCTCCAGTCCAACAGCCTCTAAACGATGTCACACATACATCAAACATACATGTAATTCTTTCTTCTTCCGGTACTGTGCAAAACCTCAAAAGAGTATCGACATACATAACTACATTTACAAAAAAGACAAAGACATTGACATGGATATTGCTAACAAGTCATTTTTAATGTGTTAGGTTGGTTGTCCATCTGCGAATGGACCATGGagcaatgatgatgataaatgtcTGCAAATAAAACAAGTTTATGTTGAATTCTTGTTATCTCTGCCTCCAACTGTTGAACGAtgttgcaaatatgtaaaaatggTGCCATCTTGGTGTAAGTGAGTTAATATTGCTAATATTAATGCTCCACTCTTCATGCATTATTAGTATTCTGTCATCTGCAGTTGAGTTGAGTTGCATCCTACAAATCTCTATCCTGCAAATCTCATCGGCATGATGTCAAATaacaacatctcaggtctactcgcaaaggcttatgggatttaccaaattTTCAATATTCCCTTTCCTGCGCATCCATGATGGTTGCCACGGCatgagcggccatcttggatgatgcAGTAAATTTGCCTGCTGATGAATTTAGTTGTATCCTATATAGTCTGCTCTGTTTGTTCTCAAGTCATGGTATCCATGTGTACCTATCCAAAAGTCAGGgaactgatcctggttgcgatagaTAATCTAGGCGTAGGCTGGTTATAGTACTGTGTATTAATCTGCATGATGGTAAATGGGTATGGTGTGTCTTGGGTCAAGAAAACACAATGATCGTATGTAATTGCTCTATGATTGTATCTCCATCAATCTCGCCGCTTTTAACTACAAAGAAGACATTGGCGTGGTGGAAGTGAAGTATTTTAATAGTTAAAACTATGCCATACTCTTCATGCTTTTTTCATGCATTGTTAGTTGTCAGCTGtcatgggctatttcagttcaCACACCCCTAGTGTGGAAGATTCTGGATATATCTTTCacgactggagtgagtatttcaaatggaagttatttcTATcctaaactcatactccctctatggtaAGCTTTagctcaatcttccacaggggtagtgtggattttaaatggaatagcctacaaGTCTGATCTGTTTGTTCGTATTCTGATGTCATGGTATCTCTGCCTCCAACAGCCTTTGAACGATGATGATCTTACGTCAATCTCTCCTTCCTCCAACTGAAAAGATGACATGAACATGATAGTGATGTTATGGGGATGGTGCAAGGATTATATGCATGCAGTCATATTACCAGCAAAAtagatttcaattttgacatccttAACAAACACGCCCTTGTActatatgtacaaaatattaatGGGACATATCTCTGCGCATGCATCTCACACATATGATGTAATGATGCAAtaaatatgatgcaataaatatGCACAGTTTCGATGGCCGGGCCAGCAAAACACCTGTGGCTACCATTCcctgacctagtgcttggcatgtgaggggtctcgggtttgaatcctaGCCAAAATAAACAACTTCTTTATTCATCTTCATTTTTTTAGTCTATTTCCTTTTCATTCGCCAAAAAACCACAAGGCGTTAGGGttaaatgaaaatcaatccttcaAGCTTGTCACACCAAAATTAATTTTCACATTTCCACAGTTCCAAGTTCAATACCTTGAAGAAGGATTATTAGCAATAGCTAATAAACATCCATGTATGATGATAGCCCTATACTAAATGTACCATCAGTGGCATAACcaggggggggcaagctgccccctcccccacccccggacacaaaaaaactgggaagaagagcaaaaaatagggaagagaaaaaaaaaaaaaaaagagggaagagaaaagagaaaaagggaaagaaagagaggagaagaaaggggaagggagaaggaaaaaagaaaaaagcaaagaagaggaaaggggaaggaagaagagaaaaggaaagaaaaagagggaagaagagaaaaggaaattTGTACTTTGAAACAATGATTTTTTTAGCCCTGGGCCCACGCCGGGGCTTTAGCAGCCcatggaccccacccgtttaacgcttcgggGCAAGCTGCTCGCACATAAATGCTACAACTTTTACTCAGAAATTGGGAACATTTTAATCTTGCCCCCGAAGGTCACGCCTGGTTACTCCCCTGTGTACAATGAAATAAATGGTATTTGAGTGTTGTATGTATGTAACATATAGATGTGCTTGAGAGCATGCAATGTGTCAAAGTATGTTTTCTTAAGACGATAACACAAGGTGATAACAGAGAGATGCGAGAGAGCATGAGAGTAGTGAGCATGCGAGTTAGGTGGTGAGCATGCAAGGTAAGGTGGAAACATGTACTGAAACATTTTATGAATAATCACAACTTGTATTACAATATGTGACCAGACACAGGGAAGAAGGACCCAGCTCcatcattttacaaaaatgagttttatcGTATTAccacctgtaccattgccattgAAACATATATCATTTCACATGTTTGTTATAAATTATGTTCATTTACCGGTACTAAAGATCCCGTGAAGATGAAAACAGTCTGTttctaaaacttttccaaattttaagttttttgtTTCATAATATCTCCAAAAAAAatgttgatggagttgggctcttcttccacttaggtattcaatttaCAGGAAAACCAAATTTGACATAAAACTGATATCATGTTCAGTAGAATTTTATCAGTTTTGTAGACATCCAATTTATTATATCATGTATTcatgaagttgtgaaataaatgtttcttgaactGAACTTGTCAAAATTGATAATCAACGCATTTggattttataattatatttttataaatatatatattttcatgtaCGATTTCATCAATATCTTCGctgcaaagcccccccccccccacccttttgATGTGACTGGCCACatgttgtcaaaatatagaaGCAGTGTTTACAAAGTATTTTAAGTAATCTGATTATCACTATATCAAATGGATCACCCGTTTGAGTCCTAAATCACCACATAAAGTCTACCACAttaggctatgccagttgaaatcatacacccCTAATGGAAGACGTGAtgtcaatcttccacacagggagtgtgaatttcaaatggggttacctgccgTCTTCAAATTACTTTTTTTACCTTGTGGtgcacttttgcaccccattttgaaagttgtggtgcaactTCATCTGACGCAGAGCAATTTGAGGTGCAGTCTCAGACAACCAACACAAAAGTCAGTACAACgtggtatcgcaattttgcactaCACTTTTAAAGTTGTAACTGAACAGGCGATATTTGGATTGCAAATTGAACTGCGATATGGCTAATTTCGAATGCTGGATACCTGAACGGGTGACTATTTGAAACCTGCACCAACCAGCTTTTTTCTTTAGAGGGTAATACTCCTGTAGCATATTTCCCTTGCACTCCCTAAGTCCCTAAAACTATAGCCTGAGCCAGCGCTTTAATTGGATATCAAAATAAGCTGGCACTCAACtctggctagctacaaccctgccatGCCCAAGTATGAAAAACTACAATCaatgaaattaatagttggcacgtCTTTACAATATGTTGGaattcttcattgccgctctgatagtTCAATGgtattagtataactatgtttgatgagaagtacaaaccgtCTCCTATCCCCTTCCCTCCCCATTCTCCCTCAATCAAtcttggggagactggagagcccaatggtaAAAGTGCTTttatcaacattgaactgggggagaggggtggcgatttacatttaatATGCCACAGTGTACAACATTAATTTCCTTCATTGTAGTTCAGTCAATAGACATAAGACAAAAAAGGGTACCTTGGCAGGTAGAGACCAAATAGTGACTTACCTCATCATATGAATAGATCTCGTCATGGCAGATCGGTGCTAGACATATTCGTATACAACGTGTTCGTTCCACACCAAACATCTGCTCGCATTCACGTGTCAGTTCGCACTTCCGCCATTCTTGTTTGAAAAATCTCTCCTTTTGAACatgacaataacaaaaacagccattaatattcaaatatggaATCTACACACTACTCGGAGAAGGATCTGACCAGTTTCGGCCATTTTGGTCAAGGGCAAACACCATGAACAGCGATGATTGAGGGACCCATTTTCTCAGTCAGGTATATGATCCACTTCTGCACCCTttgttggtgaccaatcaaccagaaggaatgatcaagtaccatcactctGATGATGGCCTTAGATCAAGATGCacaaaactgtcaggtcagtaaatataattggttttgacaagaagaacattctgttaattgcATCACACAATTTGAATTTCTTCAAGAATAAGGATCAGATAGACTTATTTATTAGCATTGTGacttgctcccacaaaatgagtgtaaagttgcaagttgggagtttgagacgttccaactgttaagggggtactacacccctgtccaattttgtgcctatttttgcatttttctgaatgcgcaatggggacaagtaagatatgtatgttataggggcaaggactacaactactgcactggaaattttatttcagcacagacaacagttgtggagccaggggtgtagtacccccttaagttgatgttctttgcttgaagacCCCTGTATTAGCAAACACCTCCCTCCTTCCTCACTTTCCAAAAAAGAGGGGATGTGaaacaattttataattttatatggcctaagGTTAAtttatatgggctattccatttgtacTCCACACACCCACTGTGCAAGATTTAAGCAAGGTCTTTATACAGAGGGATTTTAGGCCTTCTAATTAATTacttaggctattccagttacaacccatataccccctatggaagacatgatcttaatctcccacacatacaggggtgtgagaggcctcagacCAAAAAAGCTGAGAATTactaaaaaaagctgaaaaacagcgtaaaagcaGGGTAAAAAcgtcaaatatgggctgaaaataaaagaaaacgcgtaaatgttagcaataaaaaaagctgaaatcagcttaaaagctGAAATTTCACACCCCTGCACACAtatgagtatgaatttcaaatggagttaatacctgaatgggtggctcttatttgaaatctgcacccctgtgtgggagattatgatcatgccttccatagggggtgtatggatttcaactggaatagccaatgatACTAATTCACCgtcaaagtgatgtaataatcagattaactaccatacatGTAGCAATAGATGGAtccaatttttgaatagattgccctgcactacaagcaggttgcactcatcacctgtgtgtatatatatatatgtctgcaatcatagattgaatacaataccgctcctttcaaagatactaatctgtgcgagtgatcagcatttgtttgacatctatgattcaatgcataggtaccgcatgactgttgtagtgcagagcgatctattcaaaaattgtattcatctattgctatggtagttagtgctgtcgtcggcaccgttttttaatgtcgacatgtcgatataattcgtataccgacgtcgacagtgtgtcgacataaaaaaaaattctaaaaaaaaaaaagttataggcccaaaatgacttgttattcaaggttgaaaccagagaaatactgctacttttgccaaatgccaatttttttacaaagttggatacagttgtacattttaattacttttgcttctattgaacagctagcaatgcatactaattcaatgtgtccctgactgttcaatagaagcaaaggtaatcaaaatatacaaatttatccaactttgtaaaaaaaaaattggcattttttttagtagcagtattgtcGGGATACGTGCCGATGTCGACATTAataaggcatgtcgacgacggcactaatggtagttaatcctgttacatcatcactttggCGAATACTTACAATTTTGGTTTCTTTTTGTAGGTGTATCTTGGAAACTGGTATGCTATTGTACCCTGCACTGGTGACACAAGCATCTCTAGTAACACAGCAGTTATTAGCAATGTAATCATAATGATCTTGCCATAGTTAACCATCAGTGACTTGCACACTGCCATCTTGTAAACATGCAACCTCCTTTAGCTGAGATGAGAGAAGAACATTGCTGTTAAATCATTACATCTGCAAATTAATAAAAGAAAGATGGGTTAAATCAGCATTCAATTTGAGGATGTTTATAGTAGAATGTCAAGTGTTGTATTTAACTTAAGTAGTGCCCATTTGCACATACACAGATTGCAACaccctcacggttgtttgatgtgatcatttattcattttcaattctagaccttaacaataccaacagctatcacacttatTCTACATATATATTTTAGCTATTTCTAACTTAGATTTTCTTTCACTATCAATTTTTTCTGcctttttatggtaatttttattctataaaatgCATATTAGCATGAAAATTAAGGGTGCTTTTTAaggacattttgtgatccacagcatcattcccccacttttctcaaaaaacgttgagagttttataccactggaaacctctggctacataacaaGTGTCTAactcttgtaaagatgcaaacaagattaagataaatagcaccatcagtgttcaactttgctttaaaatgaatacagttctaaaATGGAGGTAGCCTCCAtggttctacatgccatcaaacaaccgtgcccttCAGCTGAGATGAATGAAAAACATTGTTGCTAAATCATCGTGGCTGCAAAAGAATTATCAAAGAAAGCAGAGCCCTTCCCAAAGAATTGCACTTATCAATGGATTGCAACCTCATTGAATCAAGAATAACGACAGAAATGAATGTCAGACCATGGTGTTAGCTAGAACCTGCCTCGGGTCCATggataaggctaatgaaatgaaatgattagtttccaatCACatatttttcagtgaaatatgaggtcatgatttcattatttattattttggaaaatttcattaaataATGTCGAAATTTTCATTtatggctattacctatattgttgataaaagaccatctcaaaacaggtcttaatgcttagatcatcattacagacattttgcaacagattgagaaaagatttgaatttgtttttattaaaatgaaaaaaataaatttttgtaatcactagaaacatgatgatgtaatccttaaatttccattatttactacatcctttACCCTTTAACTAATTTATAAGAAAAACTGCTAATTATGATCAGGCTATGTcacacattttgagagtttcaatctcaattttcagataattgactttttaaagaaaataatgaaagttttggtcaaattgacaaGGTGATGTGGGTGGGTGACGGGAAATtaagaatcaactttcattagcctaacgactggtaatgtagacctACTAGACTATATAACATTAGAAACCGGGggtgggggtactcagtacaaatgaccatacgggacgtgcacgcaaacatgggtagcattttcagccttctggtatatcaatgatatGATCTATCTTGATTTCTCGAAAGCTTTTGACAGTGTTTGTCATAGCTTGTTGCTTCACAAATTGCAATCTTTTGGCTTTCATTCTGACCTCCTCAATTGGTTTGGCGCTTATTTAACAGGGAGGAGGCAGAGGGTTGTTATTGATGGGGTAAATTCCGACTGGCGTCCAGTTGTTTCAGGTTACCCCAaggttcaatattggggcctatgctttttcttttgtacataaatgacatgcccagtgttgcccagaattcttctttagctttgtttgcagatgactctaaatgttataaaaacatctctgatgtctctgattgtcacatgctccaaagtgatattgatgcattatttaattggagcaaaacttgggatctccattttcatccctctaaatgccagatcatatcaatcaccagacgtaggaatgcaattcgtcatgattataaaatgaatggtgccattctagaccgtgttagttccattaaagatcttggtcttgatatttcctcgtctttcacttgggatgatcacattaacagggttgttaaaaagtgtcacaaaaaacttggtatgattaaaagcaccattggcttcaatgcccctcgtaatgtatccaggactttgtactcagccttggttcgtagtgatttggaatattgcagtccctctggagtggtacctcaaagcgcaacatccagaaagttgaggggtccagagaagggcaactaaattcattttagattatcccgaggctgagtacaaagaaaggttaacagagctaactcttctcccattaagttttagaagagaatatgttgatctcaatatatttttcaagtgcaatctgggattatatgacatcaatctagatgattatgtagtttttaatggtattaacaaagaccgtcccaccaccagattttcctctgatcctttgttgctggtaaatcagctttctaaaactgagtgccacaagatgggcttttttcagcgtatggtgcccatttggaaccagctccctagtattatcagatctacaaattctgttgcttcatttaaaggggggtaaccctattggttttggatatggattgtctttaaaattacataataatatcaaatatctcccctttatgctgctttgtgaaaaacgagagcattttcagcgtaaatgtgaataaatagccaaatttgcaatccaataccttgtatcgtgaattgcattctgggtaggcatgcaacaacaacaattcccgttcagtatgacgaatgctgacatgctgcaatgcccggcccgtattgaacggaaaatatttgtttttttttgtttttttttttttcgtaccgtttcagaaaaaaaggaaacaaaatatatttccccttgcaatatgtacatttcaaatgaatataaaaagtttgggttaaaatggagaggaaaaaaaccttccgataccgggttttgaagcggtacctctcgggtaaaagaacgggcgcgctagccaattgagctatttcaccaactgaaataatcaaggaattgttttaattatatacggcggaccgtctcctcagcacttagcgtagtctcctacacagccagtttgcgtcggtctgacactcgtcgatcctcgtgatagccacatacagtctggccgcgagactacacttagcgtagttcgcttttttctcttcccatgatccgaagaaattttattgtttacaaactggtaacctgtaaaaccgctgtgattcatgatttctcgaaatacatcgacttggagcgtcaaatttcaggatagtaatgagaaaaatagtatctattatgtgataccaaaacctcatcaacaatgaaaaaaatcgggggatgatgctgtcgatcgggttacggacctttaagcaccaagttttggagttttaccagtccaaatttgctcgcacctttgatgcaacttctgtttgcacttggacctctttttgtaattgtccaaattgcaggcaaatgtaacttaatCTGCatttccccctctaatttatttttcccttcccttcttttttggttttggtggggcggtcttagaggtgcctggcacctgttcgctccagccattcactggactttttaaaacaaatgttcctttcataatattgtgtaatttttgatgtaacttatgtgcaatattatatatttcttgtaattctgtgccagtgataaagtgtaataaataaataaataaataaataaataacaatgacccctttttcaaagcctaatttggtatatgaatgggtccttttttcaaaattgtctcaattttttcggaaaacagcccaatttttccttaatctagcaaaaattttaaaaattttccccaaattttgggatattttgtaaaaactaagacaattttgggtaaattctgcgaaaattttgacttttggtatatcaatgggtccaaatttcttgaaaaattggtatatttatgggtctacttccaaaatctcagcggcacgtccctaccaaaaccaaacttgagtacccccccgggtagaaatcaacccaatacatggaccctccgaATCTGTATCCAATTTGCCTTCCACTTCCCAATActttgtgggaattcacttttactGATCCTGGGTCACACGATCTTTCTATATAATACCATGTCTGTGTTCTCACtgcattaacgtttgtgtaagcgactacaaCAACAACATTGCATCCGAACAATCAACATAGCTGGGCAGCATGGTGATATTTGAAGAGGCTTCCCTACATGTAgatataatgtacaaacatttgcAAACTGCACGCGACAATATACACTATTTGGACAATGActagtccgagtcgagtggttgcctagtattatattgcgcgtaccatgggtctatcagacgcgtgccagttgagctcaatacctctcagttgacaagtgtcccatcccaATCTCCTTGGGACATCCCACAGCATAGCTTTGTTctaccatatttgaatttacactggggcggggctttcatAATTGACTTCGGAATCACCGGACTTCATTGAATGATTTTTCGGAAGGAAGATCCCAAACAAATTCGTACACAGCggtacgtgtcgcttttgaaaaacaccaAATCATGCATATAGCATGCatatacgacggcgatttagtacactgaacTGATCATGcatttttctgcaaaagcgattgagtataaatggtCTTGTAGAAATGaccaacaatcatgacaattgcggattgtgtgttctcaagtagGTTTTATTAGCGACCTGATATGTATATGATTTGTATTGGTTcaatcaagcattgaaatgcttacaacttttgtactggatcgttcaagcatgctcaacaattttttcaatgtaagttcCTCTggcctatgtaatgaaattattagtttcccgtcaccagcccgcatcaccttttcaatttgaccaaaccttttcattattatttctttactcaatctgttgcaaaatgtctgtgcatgaatacctgttttgagatggtctttcatcaacaataggtaatagccatgtaaatgaaa is a window of Amphiura filiformis chromosome 2, Afil_fr2py, whole genome shotgun sequence DNA encoding:
- the LOC140172421 gene encoding uncharacterized protein — protein: MAVCKSLMVNYGKIIMITLLITAVLLEMLVSPVQGTIAYQFPRYTYKKKPKFPYLTFLPCFYAVFQLFLERFFKQEWRKCELTRECEQMFGVERTRCIRICLAPICHDEIYSYDELEEGEIDVRATSFKGCWRQRYHEFGTINRVDL